The Pongo abelii isolate AG06213 chromosome 20, NHGRI_mPonAbe1-v2.0_pri, whole genome shotgun sequence genome window below encodes:
- the LOC100455861 gene encoding napsin-A, producing the protein MSPPPLLLPLLLLLLPLLNVERATLIRIPLHRVQPERRTLNLLRGWREPAELPKWGAPSLGDKPTFVPLSNYRDVQYFGEIGLGTPPQNFTVVFDTGSSNLWVPSRRCHFFSVPCWLHRRFDPKASSSFQVNGTKFAIQYGTGRVDGILSEDKLTIGGIKGASVIFGEALWEPSLVFTFAHFDGILGLGFPILAVEGVRPPMDVLVEQGLLDKPVFSFYLNRDPEEPDGGELVLGGSDPAHYIPPLTFVPVTVPAYWQIHMERVKVGPGLTLCARGCAAILDTGTSLITGPTEEIRALHAAIGGYPLLAGEYIILCSEIPKLPAVSFLFGGVWFNLTAQDYVIQTTRNGVRLCLSGFQDLDVPPPAGPFWILGDVFLGTYVAVFDRGDMKSSARVGLARARTRGADLGGGEIAQAQFPG; encoded by the exons CATCCCTCTTCATCGAGTCCAACCTGAACGCAGGACCCTGAACCTACTGAGGGGATGGAGAGAACCAGCAGAGCTCCCCAAGTGGGGGGCCCCATCCCTTGGGGACAAGCCCACCTTCGTACCTCTCTCGAACTACAGGGAT GTGCAGTATTTTGGGGAAATTGGgctgggaacgcctccacaaaacTTCACTGTCGTCTTTGACACTGGCTCCTCCAATCTCTGGGTCCCGTCCAGGAGATGCCACTTCTTCAGTGTGCCCTGCT GGTTACACCGCCGATTTGATCCCAAAGCCTCCAGCTCCTTCCAGGTCAATGGGACCAAGTTTGCCATTCAATATGGAACTGGGCGGGTAGATGGAATCCTGAGTGAGGACAAGCTGACT ATTGGTGGAATCAAGGGTGCATCAGTGATTTTTGGGGAGGCTCTCTGGGAGCCCAGCCTGGTCTTCACTTTTGCCCATTTTGATGGGATATTGGGCCTCGGTTTTCCCATTCTGGCTGTGGAAGGAGTTCGGCCCCCAATGGATGTACTGGTGGAGCAGGGGCTATTGGATAAGCCTGTCTTCTCCTTTTACCTCAACAG GGACCCTGAAGAGCCTGATGGAGGAGAGCTGGTCCTGGGGGGCTCAGACCCGGCACACTACATCCCACCCCTCACCTTCGTGCCAGTCACAGTCCCCGCCTACTGGCAGATCCACATGGAGCG TGTGAAGGTGGGCCCAGGGCTGACTCTCTGTGCCCGGGGCTGTGCTGCCATCCTGGATACGGGCACGTCCCTCATCACCGGACCCACTGAGGAGATCCGGGCCCTGCATGCAGCCATTGGGGGATATCCCCTGCTGGCTGGGGAG TACATCATCCTGTGCTCGGAAATCCCAAAGCTCCCCGCAGTCTCCTTCCTTTTTGGGGGGGTCTGGTTTAACCTCACGGCCCAGGATTACGTCATCCAG ACTACTCGAAATGGCGTCCGCCTCTGCCTGTCCGGTTTCCAGGACTTGGATGTCCCTCCGCCTGCAGGGCCCTTCTGGATCCTCGGTGACGTCTTCTTGGGGACGTATGTGGCCGTCTTCGACCGCGGGGACATGAAAAGCAGCGCCAGGGTGGGCCTGGCCCGCGCTCGCACTCGCGGAGCGGACCTGGGAGGGGGCGAGATCGCGCAGGCGCAGTTCCCCGGGTGA
- the LOC100455134 gene encoding napsin-A has translation MSPPPLLLPLLLLLPLLNVEPAGATLIRIPLRRVHPERRTLNLLKGWGKPAKLPKLGAPSPGDKPTFVPLSNYWDVQYFGEIGLGTPPQNFTVAFDTGSSNLWVPSRRCHFFSVPCWFHHRFNPSASSSFKPNGTKFAIQYGTGRVDGILSEDKLTIGGIKGASVIFGEALWESSLVFTVSRPDGILGLGFPILAVEGVRPPLDVLVEQGLLDKPIFSFYLNRDPKVADGGELVLGGSDPAHYIPPLTFVPVTVPAYWQIHMERVKVGSGLTLCARGCAAILDTGTPVIVGPTEEIRALHAAIGGIPLLAGEYIIQCSEIPKLPAVSLLIAGVWFNLTAQDYVIQFAQGDVRLCLSGFRALDIASPPVPVWILGDVFLGAYVAVFDRGDMKSGARVGLARARPRGADLGRRETAQAQYRG, from the exons ATGTCTCCGCCACCGCTGCTGctaccactgctgctgctgctgcctctgctgAATGTGGAGCCTGCTGGGGCCACACTGATCCG GATCCCTCTTCGTCGAGTCCACCCTGAACGCAGGACCCTGAACCTACTGAAGGGATGGGGAAAACCAGCAAAACTCCCCAAGTTGGGGGCCCCATCCCCTGGGGACAAGCCCACCTTCGTACCTCTCTCGAACTACTGGGAT GTGCAGTATTTTGGGGAAATTGGgctgggaacgcctccacaaaacTTCACTGTCGCCTTTGACACTGGCTCCTCCAATCTCTGGGTCCCGTCCAGGAGATGCCACTTCTTCAGTGTGCCCTGCT GGTTCCACCACCGCTTCAATCCCAGTGCCTCCAGCTCCTTCAAGCCCAATGGGACCAAGTTTGCCATTCAATATGGAACTGGGCGAGTAGATGGAATCCTGAGTGAGGACAAGCTGACT ATCGGTGGAATCAAGGGTGCATCAGTGATTTTTGGGGAAGCTCTGTGGGAATCCAGCCTGGTCTTCACTGTTTCCCGCCCCGATGGGATATTGGGCCTCGGTTTTCCCATTCTGGCTGTGGAAGGAGTTCGGCCCCCGCTGGATGTACTGGTGGAGCAGGGGCTACTGGATAAGCCTATCTTCTCCTTTTACCTCAACAG GGACCCTAAAGTGGCTGATGGAGGAGAGCTGGTCCTGGGGGGCTCAGACCCGGCACACTACATCCCACCCCTCACCTTCGTGCCAGTCACAGTCCCCGCCTACTGGCAGATCCACATGGAGCG CGTGAAGGTGGGCTCAGGGCTGACTCTCTGTGCCCGGGGCTGTGCTGCCATCCTGGATACAGGCACACCTGTCATCGTAGGACCTACTGAGGAGATCCGGGCCCTGCATGCAGCCATTGGGGGAATTCCCTTGCTGGCTGGGGAG TACATCATCCAGTGCTCAGAAATCCCAAAGCTCCCCGCAGTCTCACTCCTCATTGCGGGGGTCTGGTTTAATCTCACGGCCCAGGATTACGTCATCCAG TTTGCTCAGGGTGACGTCCGCCTCTGCTTGTCCGGCTTCCGGGCCTTGGACATCGCTTCGCCTCCAGTACCTGTGTGGATCCTCGGCGACGTTTTCTTGGGGGCGTATGTGGCCGTCTTCGACCGCGGGGACATGAAGAGCGGCGCACGAGTGGGCTTGGCACGCGCTCGCCCTCGCGGAGCGGACCTGGGAAGGCGCGAGACCGCGCAGGCGCAGTACCGCGGGTGA